CGCTCCAAGTTGTGCAGACCGGCAACGGCAACAGCATTGGCAGCGACAACGGCAACGGCAACGGCAACATCAACGTCGGCAACAACACCCCGCCGACCGTTGGCCGGGTCCCGGCCGGGACAGCTGCTTCACTGGGGGGCACCCCAGTCGGCCCGCCGGGGGGCGGTGCTAGCCCCAAGCTCAGCATCTCCACCAACAACGGCAATGGCAACGGCAATGGCCATGGCATCACTCAGAAGGCGGCGAACTGCAACACAGTCGTGACGCCGACCGTGACCAAGACGGTCGTGGTGCCTCAGACCGTGACCAAGACGGTCGTGGTGCCGCAGACGGTGACCAAGACGGTCGTGGTGCCGCAGACCACGACTGTGGTGCAGCAGGCCCCGGTGGCTTCGGCCGTCACCACGACGGCGCACTTCACCGGCTAACCGTACGGCGACAGCAGCACCCAACCAGAGGGCCGCATACCTACGGGTGTGCGGCCCTCTGTACCATTGGGCCTCGAACGACGCGGGGAGACTTCGTAATGTCAAGAATGCGGTTCATGGCGGTCGTCGTGATTGCAGTTGCAGTTGGTGCCCTCGCTGCCGGTTGCGGAAGTAGCAGCGACGCCGACCAGGCGAAGGCCGGCCTTCGCGCCGCTGGGTCCGCCACGGCGCGACATCAGCCCAACAACGTGCGACAGCAGGCGACACCGGCGGCCCCGCAGTTCCCCGCTTATACGGCCACCGCCCTCCAGTCCCAGATCGACGTCCACAGCGCCCCGAACGGGCCGACCTCACTCACCCTGCCCAGCCCGCTGCCCGAGGGCACACCGCTCACCCTTCTCCTCACGCCGGGCATCTCGCAGACGGGCGGGGGCTGGCTCCAGGTGTTCCTGCCGACCAAGCCGAACGGCAGCACGGGTTGGATCCCGGCCGGCGAGGTGAAGATCCAGGGCGACCCGTACCACTTGGTGGTGACCCAGTCCACGCACCAGCTGAACGTCTACAACCTCGACAACCTCGAACGCTCGTACCCGGTCGCGGTGGGCGCTCCCGAGACGCCCACTCCCGACGG
Above is a genomic segment from Acidimicrobiales bacterium containing:
- a CDS encoding L,D-transpeptidase family protein, which encodes MSRMRFMAVVVIAVAVGALAAGCGSSSDADQAKAGLRAAGSATARHQPNNVRQQATPAAPQFPAYTATALQSQIDVHSAPNGPTSLTLPSPLPEGTPLTLLLTPGISQTGGGWLQVFLPTKPNGSTGWIPAGEVKIQGDPYHLVVTQSTHQLNVYNLDNLERSYPVAVGAPETPTPDGTYYITELLKTTNPGVYGDYAYGLSGHSPTLTDFDGYDAEIGLHGTGDPSSIGHSVSHGCVRLNNSDVDALVPVLPLGTPVEIQS